The DNA window CGAAGATGCGCCTGGTGCCGTTCGGCGAGGCGGCGCGGCACTGGATCGAACGTTACCTGCGTGAAGCGCGCGGCGTCATCCTGAACGGCCAGCAGGATGATGCCCTGTTCGTGACCGCCCGTGGCGGGCCGATGACGCGGCAAATGTTCTGGGTGGTCGTCAAGAAATGCGCACGCAAGGCGGACATCACCGCACCGCTGTCGCCTCACACGCTGCGCCATGCGTTTGCCACGCATCTGCTGAACCATGGCGCCGACTTGCGGGTCGTGCAACTGCTGCTGGGCCATGCCGATATCTCGACCACACAGATCTATACCCATGTGGCGCGTGAACGGTTGAAACAGCTGCATGCGTTACATCATCCGCGGGGATGAGAAATCTGCGATGCTGATGTTGTCGCATAATGTGGGTAATGGAGGTAGTCATGGCAAAAACGAATTTTCAGTACGAGAAGCGCCAACGCGAGTTGGAAAAGAAGCGCAAGGCCGACGAAAAAGCCCGGCGCAAGGAAGAAGCAAAGAGCCGCCCGGCCGGCGAGCAGGATCCTGACACAGGTGACGAGGCCGCCGAGGATGACACGACGGCGGCCAGGCAGGAATGACCACGGCGGCCTGGCGCCGCGCTGAACCGGACCCTGCCGCCGCTGCGGCACGCATTTGCCGGCAGCGGATCAGTATTCTTCGTTTCATTTGAGAAACAATCGTGCTGCTCACGCAGCCATTCTTGAGCCAGCGCAAGCGACTGCTGAGCAGGGCGGCAAGAATGGTACGATGACTCCGCACGATCATCTCCCCCATTCCACACCCGAATTCACACAGGTTCCGGTGGCGTATTCCCACCCGAACCCGGCGCCGAATCCCGCATTGGCCGCGCTCGACCTGATCGCGCGCATCGTTGCCGCGCTCGAGCTGACGCCACTGGTGGCGGTGTGCAGCATCGACCGGGCAGGCCGCATCCGCTTCTGCAACCAGGCATGTGCCGACTTGTCCGGCCTTGCGCTGGATGCCGTACTCGGCCAGCCGTTGAAGGCGCTGTTTTCACGCGGTGACCGCGAGGCGGAACACGATGCGCTGGTGGACGAAGCATGGCGCACCGGCCGGCCTTCGCCGATCGGCGACTGGCACGTGCGCACACCCGGCGGCCGTGAGCTGTGGCTGTATTCCACGCTGGTGCCCGTGTACCATGAAGGCGAACTGACGCAGGTGTTCTGCATGGATGTCGACGTCACCTCGCGCAAGGTGGATGCCGATGCGCTGGTCACGGCCGGTGTCAACTTCCGCCAGCTGTTCCAGAAGTCGGACGATGCGATCCTATTGGTGCGCAACGGCCTGATCGAGGAAGCGAATCCTGCCGCCATGCAACTGTTCAAGTGCCCCGGACCGGCCGTGTTCGTGGGCCGCCGGCTGGCTGATTTTTCGCCGGTGCAGCAGCCGGGGGGCGCGCTGTCGGAGGCTGCCGCGCTCCGGCACGAGGAGCGGGCGCACCAGCAAGGCAATTGCCGCTATGACTGGCGCTACCTCGATTGCAGTGGCACCCCGTTCTGGGCCGAAGTGCTGATGACGTCCGTCACGCTGAACCATGAACACCTGTTTTACGTGCTGGTGCGCGACATTTCAGTGCGCAAGAGCGCCGAGCGCACGCTGTACCTGGCGGCCCAGGTGTTCGAGAACAGCCGCGATGCGATCGTGCTGACGGACCACGAGCGCCATATCATCTCGATCAACCGCGCCTACTCGGAAATCACCGGGTACAGCAGCGACGACATGCTGGGCAAGCCGCTGTCGGTCTACCGGTCCGGCATCGAGGATGAAGCGTTTTTCCGGAAGGTATGGCACCAGATCGACACCACCGATCACTGGCAAGGGGAAATCTGGTCGCGCCGCAAGAGTGGCGAGCTGTTTCCCGCCTTGCTGGCGCTGACGGCGATCCGCGATGGCCACGACCAGATCAGCAACTACATGGCGATCGTTTCCGACATCACCGAGCGCAAGCGTTCGGAAGAGCAGACGCGCCACCTGGCCGAGCACGATTTCCTGACCGACTTGCCGAACCGCGTGCTGCTGCTGGACCGCCTGTCGCTGGCCCTGTCCACCGCGCGCCGCAAGGGCAGCATGCTGGCGATCCTGTTCCTGGACCTCGACCGTTTCAAGCAGATCAACGACACGCTGGGCCACCAGGTCGGCGACCAGCTGCTGAAGGAAGTGGCCGCGCGGCTCCTCAAGTGCGTGCGCAAGGTCGATACCGTCAGCCGCCAGGGGGGCGACGAGTTCGTCATCATCCTGGCCGACATTGGCGGCATCGACCATGCGGCGCACGTGGCGGGCACGATCCGGCAGGCGATCTGCCAGCCCTATGCGATCGGCGAGCACGCACTGCACGTGTCCACGTCGATCGGCGTCTCCATCTATCCCAGCGATGGCGACGATATCGACACGCTGGTCAAGAACGCCGATATCGCCATGTACCACGCCAAGCAGGGCGGCCGTAACAACTTCCAGTTCTTCAGCACCGAGATGAACGAGCGCATCGTGGAACGCGCGTCGGTCGAGCAGGGCCTGCGCCGTGCCTTGGCCGAAGGGCAATTCGCGCTGGTATTCGAGCCGGAACTGGACATCGCCACCGGCGCCCTGGTGGCGGCGGAGGCCTTGATCCGGTGGCGCCACCCCGAGCTGGGCCTGTTGCTGCCCGAACGCTTCATCGGCGTGGCGGAAGAGGCGGGCCTGATGGTCCCGATCGG is part of the Pseudoduganella lutea genome and encodes:
- a CDS encoding sensor domain-containing protein; the encoded protein is MTPHDHLPHSTPEFTQVPVAYSHPNPAPNPALAALDLIARIVAALELTPLVAVCSIDRAGRIRFCNQACADLSGLALDAVLGQPLKALFSRGDREAEHDALVDEAWRTGRPSPIGDWHVRTPGGRELWLYSTLVPVYHEGELTQVFCMDVDVTSRKVDADALVTAGVNFRQLFQKSDDAILLVRNGLIEEANPAAMQLFKCPGPAVFVGRRLADFSPVQQPGGALSEAAALRHEERAHQQGNCRYDWRYLDCSGTPFWAEVLMTSVTLNHEHLFYVLVRDISVRKSAERTLYLAAQVFENSRDAIVLTDHERHIISINRAYSEITGYSSDDMLGKPLSVYRSGIEDEAFFRKVWHQIDTTDHWQGEIWSRRKSGELFPALLALTAIRDGHDQISNYMAIVSDITERKRSEEQTRHLAEHDFLTDLPNRVLLLDRLSLALSTARRKGSMLAILFLDLDRFKQINDTLGHQVGDQLLKEVAARLLKCVRKVDTVSRQGGDEFVIILADIGGIDHAAHVAGTIRQAICQPYAIGEHALHVSTSIGVSIYPSDGDDIDTLVKNADIAMYHAKQGGRNNFQFFSTEMNERIVERASVEQGLRRALAEGQFALVFEPELDIATGALVAAEALIRWRHPELGLLLPERFIGVAEEAGLMVPIGNWVLREACRQARRWHDGGHTMAVAVNLSLAQFVQRDLVDNVRAALDDAGLEPHWLELELTEAIIMKGGGTTATTLESLRALGVRLSLDDFGTGWSQLGQLKDYPIDKLKIAQAFMLGGADETAIRTIIAMARSMRMTVIAEGVETPGQLALLRREGCDLYQGLQAEAAMRDGGLDGVLQ